From Primulina tabacum isolate GXHZ01 chromosome 2, ASM2559414v2, whole genome shotgun sequence, one genomic window encodes:
- the LOC142536861 gene encoding ferredoxin--NADP reductase, leaf-type isozyme, chloroplastic isoform X1: MHWPSNLLHPIKGSSYSFLLQIFLVFTASLYLPTPFLLFFTVEALSSLSFTAMAAAVSAAVSLPSSKSSSLLPARTSIISTERINFNKVPLFYRNVSSGAPVVLIKAQVTTDAPAKAEKVSKKQEEGVIVNKFKPKDPYVGKCLLNTKITADDAPGETWHMVFSTEGEVPYSEGQSIGVIADGVDKNGKPHKLRLYSIASSALGDFGDSKTVSLCVKRLVYTNDQGEIVKGVCSNFLCDLKPGAEVKITGPVGKEMLMPKDPNANVIMLATGTGIAPFRGFLWKMFFEKYDDYKFNGLAWLFLGVPTSSSLLYKEEFEKMKEKSPENFRVDYAVSREQANAKGEKMYIQTRMAEYAEELWELLKKDNTYVYMCGLKGMEKGIDDIMISLAAKEGIDWIDYKKQLKRSEQWNVEVY; encoded by the exons ATGCATTGGCCTTCGAATCTCCTCCACCCAATCAAAGGATCCTCATACTCATTTCTGCTCCAAATTTTCTTAGTGTTCACAGCATCACTTTATCTTCCCACTCCCTTTCTTCTATTTTTCACTGTTGAAGCTTTAAGTTCACTGTCATTTACAGCCATGGCTGCTGCAGTCAGTGCTGCCGTGTCTCTCCCTTCCTCCAAGTCCTCTTCTCTTCTTCCTGCCAGAACATCCATTATTTCCACAGAAAGAATCAATTTCAACAAG GTTCCTTTATTCTACAGGAATGTGTCATCAGGTGCCCCAGTAGTGCTCATTAAAGCACAAGTTACCACAGACGCCCCTGCCAAGGCAGAGAAGGTTTCAAAGAAACAGGAAGAAGGGGTGATAGTAAACAAGTTCAAGCCTAAGGATCCATACGTTGGCAAGTGTCTTCTTAACACCAAGATCACAGCTGATGATGCTCCCGGTGAAACGTGGCACATGGTTTTCAGCACCGAGG GGGAGGTACCTTACAGCGAAGGACAGTCAATTGGGGTGATTGCAGATGGGGTAGACAAGAATGGGAAGCCTCACAAGTTACGGCTATACTCAATCGCAAGCAGTGCCCTTGGCGACTTTGGGGATTCCAAGACT GTTTCTTTGTGTGTTAAAAGGCTTGTCTACACCAACGACCAAGGGGAAATCGTCAAAGGCGTTTGCTCAAACTTCTTGT GTGACTTGAAACCAGGAGCTGAAGTGAAAATAACTGGACCTGTAGGCAAAGAGATGCTCATGCCAAAAGACCCCAATGCAAACGTTATAATG CTTGCCACTGGGACTGGGATTGCTCCCTTTCGTGGTTTCTTATGGAAAATGTTCTTTGAGAAGTATGATGACTACAAG TTCAATGGATTAGCATGGCTGTTCTTGGGAGTTCCTACAAGCAGCTCATTACTCTACAAAGAG GAATTCGAGAAAATGAAGGAGAAATCCCCTGAAAACTTCAGGGTGGACTATGCAGTTAGCAGAGAGCAGGCAAACGCCAAGGGAGAGAAGATGTACATCCAAACCCGAATGGCTGAATATGCAGAAGAGCTATGGGAACTGCTCAAGAAAGATAACACCTACGTCTACATGTGCGGGCTGAAGGGAATGGAGAAGGGTATTGACGACATAATGATATCCTTGGCTGCTAAAGAAG GTATTGATTGGATAGATTACAAAAAGCAGTTGAAGAGATCTGAACAATGGAATGTGGAAGTGTACTGA
- the LOC142536861 gene encoding ferredoxin--NADP reductase, leaf isozyme 1, chloroplastic isoform X2, which produces MVFSTEGEVPYSEGQSIGVIADGVDKNGKPHKLRLYSIASSALGDFGDSKTVSLCVKRLVYTNDQGEIVKGVCSNFLCDLKPGAEVKITGPVGKEMLMPKDPNANVIMLATGTGIAPFRGFLWKMFFEKYDDYKFNGLAWLFLGVPTSSSLLYKEEFEKMKEKSPENFRVDYAVSREQANAKGEKMYIQTRMAEYAEELWELLKKDNTYVYMCGLKGMEKGIDDIMISLAAKEGIDWIDYKKQLKRSEQWNVEVY; this is translated from the exons ATGGTTTTCAGCACCGAGG GGGAGGTACCTTACAGCGAAGGACAGTCAATTGGGGTGATTGCAGATGGGGTAGACAAGAATGGGAAGCCTCACAAGTTACGGCTATACTCAATCGCAAGCAGTGCCCTTGGCGACTTTGGGGATTCCAAGACT GTTTCTTTGTGTGTTAAAAGGCTTGTCTACACCAACGACCAAGGGGAAATCGTCAAAGGCGTTTGCTCAAACTTCTTGT GTGACTTGAAACCAGGAGCTGAAGTGAAAATAACTGGACCTGTAGGCAAAGAGATGCTCATGCCAAAAGACCCCAATGCAAACGTTATAATG CTTGCCACTGGGACTGGGATTGCTCCCTTTCGTGGTTTCTTATGGAAAATGTTCTTTGAGAAGTATGATGACTACAAG TTCAATGGATTAGCATGGCTGTTCTTGGGAGTTCCTACAAGCAGCTCATTACTCTACAAAGAG GAATTCGAGAAAATGAAGGAGAAATCCCCTGAAAACTTCAGGGTGGACTATGCAGTTAGCAGAGAGCAGGCAAACGCCAAGGGAGAGAAGATGTACATCCAAACCCGAATGGCTGAATATGCAGAAGAGCTATGGGAACTGCTCAAGAAAGATAACACCTACGTCTACATGTGCGGGCTGAAGGGAATGGAGAAGGGTATTGACGACATAATGATATCCTTGGCTGCTAAAGAAG GTATTGATTGGATAGATTACAAAAAGCAGTTGAAGAGATCTGAACAATGGAATGTGGAAGTGTACTGA